A section of the Triticum dicoccoides isolate Atlit2015 ecotype Zavitan chromosome 7A, WEW_v2.0, whole genome shotgun sequence genome encodes:
- the LOC119330447 gene encoding phosphoacetylglucosamine mutase-like translates to MADPGGSQRAALLAVASLFPVPAGATFSYGTAGFRADGSTMAPAVCRAGIVAALRSLKLGGAAVGLVITASHNPVADNGVKIVDADGGMMSQAWEPFSDALANAPTPDALLQLVLQFAKDEGITLGGGHSAQVLLARDTRPTGEYLLHVAVKGISTIVGSVALDIGILTTPQLHWMVRNKNRGLKASEADYFTQIAESFRHLLELTPDDKGIDDLNEKLIVDGANGIGGLKLEQIKSNLARLDILVRNSGKEGEGILNERCGADFVQKEKVLPLGFGPNDVGVRCASFDGDADRLVYFHVTSPSKTSVDLVDGDKILSLFVLFIREQLDIINGEDNKGLLPTRFGVVQTAYANGASTEFLKNLGLEVVFTSTGVKYLHKKALEYDIGVYFEANGHGTVLFNDEFVSRLESLTARLSEAAGSPQHQAASRLVAASQLINQAVGDAISGMLLVEAVLQHKRWSFQNWCDLYTDLPSKQLKVKVKDRTSIVTTDAERKVCQPSGLQELIDKEVVNYSHGRCFVRPSGTEDVVRVYAEASTMEAAESLAKSVAQHVERILGFC, encoded by the exons ATGGCCGACCCAGGAGGCTCGCAGCGCGCGGCGCTGCTCGCCGTGGCGTCCCTCTTCCCCGTGCCCGCCGGCGCGACCTTCTCCTACGGGACGGCGGGGTTCCGCGCCGACGGGAGCACCATGGCCCCCGCGGTGTGCCGCGCCGGGATCGTCGCGGCGCTGCGCTCGCTGAAgctgggcggcgccgccgtcgggctGGTCATCACGGCCTCGCACAACCCCGTCGCCGACAACGGCGTCAAGATCGTGGACGCCGACGGCGGCATGATGTCGCAGGCCTGGGAGCCCTTCTCCGACGCCCTCGCCAATGCCCCCACCCCCGACGCGCTCCTGCAG CTGGTGCTTCAGTTTGCGAAGGATGAAGGGATTACACTTGGTGGAGGTCACTCGGCGCAAGTGCTGTTGGCAAGAGACACGAGGCCTACTGGAGAGTACCTCCTCCACGTTGCAGTCAAA GGTATAAGCACAATAGTAGGCTCAGTTGCACTTGACATAGGGATCCTGACAACTCCGCAGCTACACTGGATGGTTCGGAACAAAAACAGAGGCTTGAAAGCCTCTGAAGCGGATTATTTTACACAAATCGCCGAGTCATTCAG GCATTTATTGGAATTAACCCCTGATGATAAAGGCATCGATGACCTAAATGAGAAACTAATTGTGGATGGCGCAAACGGTATTGGTGGGTTGAAGTTGGAACAAATAAAGTCAAATCTGGCCAGATTAGACATTCTTGTGAGAAATTCAGGAAAAGAAGGAGAAGGAATACTTAATGAGAGGTGTGGTGCTGACTTTGTTCAAAAGGAGAAGGTTCTTCCTCTTGGTTTTGGCCCTAATGATGTTGGTGTCAG GTGTGCAAGTTTCGATGGTGATGCAGATAGACTTGTGTATTTTCATGTTACATCGCCTAGCAAGACTAGTGTTGATCTTGTCGATGGCGATAAGATATTATCACTATTTGTCCTCTTTATTAGAGAACAGTTGGATATTATCAATGGAGAAGACAATAAAGGATTATTGCCTACAAGGTTTGGTGTAGTTCAAACTGCTTATGCCAATGGAGCATCAACAGAATTTCTTAAAAATCTTGGTCTTGAAGTTGTCTTCACTTCAACAGGAGTGAAATATCTCCACAAGAAAGCTCTAGAATATGATATTGGTGTCTACTTTGAGGCCAATGGACACGGGACAGTGCTATTCAATGATGAGTTTGTCTCACGGCTTGAGTCTTTGACTGCTAGGCTTTCTGAAGCTGCAG GTTCTCCACAGCACCAAGCTGCCTCGAGATTGGTAGCAGCAAGTCAATTAATTAATCAAGCAGTGGGTGATGCTATAAGTGGAATGCTTTTGGTGGAGGCTGTTTTACAGCATAAGAGATGGTCATTCCAGAATTGGTGTGACCTATACACTGATCTACCAAGTAAACAACTTAAG GTTAAAGTGAAAGATCGAACTTCTATTGTTACAACCGATGCAGAACGAAAAGTTTGCCAACCATCTGGCTTGCAAGAATTGATAGATAAGGAAGTCG TTAATTACTCTCATGGGCGATGCTTTGTGCGGCCATCTGGAACTGAGGATGTGGTAAGAGTATACGCAGAGGCATCTACCATGGAAGCAGCGGAAAGCCTTGCAAAATCTGTAGCACAGCATGTTGAGCGCATTCTCGGGTTTTGCTAG